A single region of the Streptomyces virginiae genome encodes:
- a CDS encoding endonuclease/exonuclease/phosphatase family protein translates to MRSSHPRSAAVAALVATALATGLLAGSADAAEGAVSADPIRIHDIQGTTRISPLNGKPVTDVEGIVTGVRTYGSRGFWIQDPDADDNDATSEGVFVFTNAVPTVAVGDAVKVSGTVGEYIPGGLTSGNQSVTQISKPTVTVVSSGNALPEATAINEYTVPAEYAPAGDPAAGGSINGLTLEPARYALDHYESLEGMNVKIGTSRVVGATDPYAELWVTVKGWENTAKRGGTVYGSYESQNTGRLQIQQLAPLAQQPFPVANVGDRLTGTTEGPLDFNQFGGYTLVARTLGTVKAGTLAPEKTKPQAEQELAVATYNVENLDPTDPQEKFDALAKAVVENLASPDVLALEEIQDDNGAKNDGTVSAEQTLAKFTAAISAAGGPAYQWRTVNPEDKKDGGEPGGNIRQVFLFNPARVSFTERAPGDAVTATGVTKVNGKAALSHSPGRVDPANPAWADSRKPLAGEFVFRGKTVFVIANHFGSKGGDEGLTSHHQPPVRSSEAKRLQQAQAVNGFVKQILAEDKNANVLVLGDINDFEFSATTDALADGGALYPAIKSLPKAERYSYVYQGNAQVLDQILTSPAIKKFTYDSVHINAEFSAQNSDHDPQVLRFRP, encoded by the coding sequence ATGCGCTCCTCGCATCCCCGTTCCGCCGCCGTCGCGGCCCTCGTCGCCACCGCACTGGCCACCGGCCTGCTCGCGGGTTCCGCCGACGCGGCCGAAGGCGCCGTGTCCGCCGATCCGATACGCATCCACGACATTCAGGGCACCACCCGGATATCGCCGCTCAACGGCAAGCCGGTCACGGACGTCGAGGGCATCGTGACGGGCGTACGTACGTACGGCTCGCGCGGCTTCTGGATCCAGGACCCGGACGCCGACGACAACGACGCGACCAGCGAGGGTGTCTTCGTCTTCACCAACGCGGTCCCGACCGTCGCCGTGGGCGACGCGGTGAAGGTCTCCGGCACCGTGGGTGAGTACATCCCCGGCGGCCTGACCTCCGGCAACCAGTCGGTCACCCAGATCTCGAAGCCGACGGTCACCGTGGTCTCCTCCGGCAACGCGCTGCCCGAGGCCACCGCGATCAACGAGTACACGGTGCCCGCCGAGTACGCCCCGGCCGGTGACCCGGCCGCCGGCGGCAGCATCAACGGCCTCACCCTGGAGCCCGCGCGCTACGCCCTCGACCACTACGAGTCGCTGGAGGGCATGAACGTCAAGATCGGCACCTCCCGCGTGGTCGGCGCCACCGACCCGTACGCGGAGCTGTGGGTCACGGTGAAGGGCTGGGAGAACACCGCCAAGCGCGGCGGCACCGTCTACGGCTCCTACGAGTCCCAGAACACCGGCCGGCTGCAGATCCAGCAGCTCGCGCCCCTCGCGCAGCAGCCCTTCCCGGTGGCCAACGTCGGCGACCGGCTGACCGGCACCACCGAGGGCCCGCTGGACTTCAACCAGTTCGGCGGCTACACGCTGGTGGCCCGCACGCTCGGCACCGTCAAGGCGGGCACCCTCGCCCCCGAGAAGACCAAGCCGCAGGCCGAGCAGGAGCTCGCGGTGGCCACGTACAACGTCGAGAACCTCGACCCGACCGACCCGCAGGAGAAGTTCGACGCGCTGGCGAAGGCCGTCGTCGAGAATCTGGCCTCCCCCGACGTCCTCGCCCTGGAGGAGATCCAGGACGACAACGGCGCCAAGAACGACGGCACCGTCTCGGCCGAGCAGACCCTCGCCAAGTTCACCGCGGCGATCTCGGCCGCCGGCGGTCCGGCCTACCAGTGGCGGACCGTCAACCCGGAGGACAAGAAGGACGGTGGCGAGCCCGGCGGCAACATCCGCCAGGTGTTCCTCTTCAACCCGGCGCGGGTCTCCTTCACCGAGCGCGCCCCGGGTGACGCGGTGACCGCGACCGGCGTGACCAAGGTCAACGGCAAGGCCGCCCTGTCCCACTCCCCCGGCCGCGTCGACCCCGCCAACCCGGCGTGGGCGGACAGCCGCAAGCCGCTGGCCGGCGAGTTCGTCTTCCGTGGCAAGACGGTCTTCGTGATCGCCAACCACTTCGGCTCCAAGGGTGGCGACGAGGGCCTGACCTCGCACCACCAGCCGCCGGTCCGCTCCTCGGAGGCCAAGCGACTGCAGCAGGCGCAGGCCGTGAACGGCTTCGTGAAGCAGATCCTGGCCGAGGACAAGAACGCCAACGTCCTGGTCCTCGGTGACATCAACGACTTCGAGTTCTCGGCGACGACGGACGCGCTGGCGGACGGCGGGGCGCTGTACCCGGCGATCAAGTCGCTGCCGAAGGCGGAGCGCTACTCGTACGTCTACCAGGGCAACGCTCAGGTGCTGGACCAGATCCTGACCAGCCCGGCGATCAAGAAGTTCACGTACGACAGCGTGCACATCAACGCGGAGTTCTCGGCGCAGAACAGCGACCACGACCCGCAGGTGCTGCGCTTCCGCCCGTAA
- a CDS encoding GNAT family N-acetyltransferase, translated as MIFREATRQDLPAVLALLADEDTVLDPASIVVGEAHERAFAAIGADPRNEMLVLTDGPSRTGEADEANKADEVVLGCLQLTYIPGLGRGGQERALVEAVRIRADRRGSGLGAELMRLATERARARGCGLVQLTSSKRRTAAHRFYERLGFARSHEGFKLHLES; from the coding sequence ATGATCTTCCGTGAGGCCACGCGCCAGGACCTGCCCGCCGTACTCGCCCTGCTCGCCGACGAGGACACGGTCCTCGACCCGGCGTCGATCGTGGTCGGTGAGGCGCACGAGCGGGCGTTCGCGGCGATCGGGGCGGACCCGCGCAACGAGATGCTGGTCCTCACCGACGGGCCGAGCCGAACGGGCGAGGCGGACGAGGCAAACAAGGCGGACGAGGTCGTGCTCGGCTGCCTCCAGCTCACGTACATCCCGGGCCTGGGCCGAGGCGGTCAGGAGCGGGCCCTGGTGGAAGCGGTACGGATCCGCGCGGACCGGCGGGGCTCCGGGCTCGGCGCCGAGCTGATGCGGCTCGCCACCGAGCGGGCCCGCGCGCGTGGCTGCGGCCTGGTCCAGCTGACCAGCAGCAAGCGACGGACGGCCGCGCACCGGTTCTACGAGCGGCTGGGCTTCGCGCGCAGCCATGAGGGCTTCAAGCTGCACCTGGAGTCGTAA
- the dapD gene encoding 2,3,4,5-tetrahydropyridine-2,6-dicarboxylate N-succinyltransferase has product MTATRTTGAVAAGLATITADGTVLDTWFPAPELVAEPGPAGTERLTADQAVELLGAAAAKAIRTDAVRGVEVVAVRTVISSLEDKPLDAHDAYLRLHLLSHRLVKPHGQNLDGVFGLLTNVAWTSLGPVAVDQVETVRLNARAEGLYLQVTSIDKFPRMTDYVAPKGVRIADADRVRLGAHLAEGTTVMHEGFVNFNAGTLGTSMVEGRISAGVVVGDGSDIGGGASTMGTLSGGGKQIISIGERTLIGAEAGVGIALGDECVVEAGLYVTAGTRVTLPDGQIVKALELSGANNILFRRNSVTGAVEARPYKAAWGGLNEVLHSHN; this is encoded by the coding sequence ATGACTGCTACGCGTACCACCGGCGCCGTCGCCGCCGGACTTGCCACCATCACCGCCGACGGCACCGTCCTCGACACCTGGTTCCCCGCCCCCGAGCTGGTCGCCGAGCCCGGCCCGGCCGGCACCGAGCGCCTCACCGCCGACCAGGCCGTGGAGCTGCTGGGCGCCGCCGCGGCCAAGGCGATCCGCACGGACGCGGTCCGCGGCGTCGAGGTCGTAGCCGTCCGCACGGTCATCTCCTCCCTGGAGGACAAGCCGCTGGACGCGCACGACGCGTACCTGCGCCTGCACCTGCTCAGCCACCGCCTGGTCAAGCCGCACGGCCAGAACCTCGACGGCGTCTTCGGCCTGCTGACCAACGTCGCCTGGACCTCCCTGGGTCCGGTCGCCGTCGACCAGGTCGAGACCGTCCGCCTCAACGCGCGCGCCGAGGGCCTCTACCTCCAGGTCACCTCGATCGACAAGTTCCCGCGGATGACGGACTACGTCGCCCCCAAGGGCGTGCGCATCGCCGACGCGGACCGCGTCCGCCTCGGCGCGCACCTCGCCGAGGGCACCACCGTCATGCACGAGGGCTTCGTCAACTTCAACGCCGGCACCCTCGGCACCTCCATGGTCGAGGGCCGTATCTCCGCGGGTGTCGTGGTCGGCGACGGCTCCGACATCGGCGGCGGCGCCTCCACCATGGGCACCCTCTCGGGCGGCGGCAAGCAGATCATCTCGATCGGCGAGCGCACCCTGATCGGCGCCGAGGCGGGCGTGGGCATCGCGCTCGGCGACGAGTGCGTGGTCGAGGCCGGCCTCTACGTCACCGCGGGCACCCGAGTGACCCTGCCGGACGGCCAGATCGTCAAGGCCCTGGAGCTCTCCGGCGCCAACAACATCCTCTTCCGTCGCAACTCGGTGACCGGCGCCGTCGAGGCCCGCCCGTACAAGGCGGCCTGGGGTGGCCTGAACGAGGTCCTGCACAGCCACAACTGA
- a CDS encoding MFS transporter: MQGDTGVLQGFKDIPRVVWLLAAGVFVNAVVSFTFVFVFLYLTGPRGLGAAQAGLVVGIGGVGLIAGNFTGGWYGDRFGHRRVLLAAATLGGIALTVLPLLPTPLLYAALPVAQYASGVIRAANSALVAVAVPEGARRQAFALVRCVSNGGFTLGPPLGALVATGLSYDWLFVGDGIGTLLFAVWTARVVPARGVSRIPAVAQDGGPGHGEQSLRRELRARPAVLVLLGAILVTDVVYRQQYSTFPAFLADHGLDARVFGLVVALNGGVILLLELPAAVALRERPALPVIGTGMVLVGAGYAALLLGAGIGSAVAMMILLSLGEILYKTTATAYMADQAPEHAIGRFQSLYAGVSVSGVVLGPPLGGALYSAAPGLLWPLCAVLAAGAGAALWGSHLRRARHAARPARPAHETGSRPKAVAG, translated from the coding sequence GTGCAGGGGGACACGGGTGTGCTGCAGGGCTTCAAGGACATACCGAGGGTTGTGTGGCTGCTGGCTGCGGGGGTCTTCGTCAACGCCGTCGTCAGCTTCACGTTCGTCTTCGTCTTCCTCTACCTGACCGGCCCGAGAGGCCTCGGCGCCGCCCAGGCGGGCCTGGTAGTCGGCATCGGCGGCGTCGGCCTGATCGCCGGCAACTTCACCGGCGGCTGGTACGGCGACCGCTTCGGACACCGCCGGGTACTGCTCGCCGCCGCCACCCTCGGCGGCATCGCCCTGACCGTGCTCCCGCTGCTGCCCACCCCGCTGCTGTACGCGGCCCTGCCGGTGGCCCAGTACGCCTCCGGCGTGATCCGGGCCGCCAACTCCGCGCTGGTCGCGGTCGCCGTCCCGGAGGGGGCCCGCCGCCAGGCCTTCGCCCTCGTACGCTGCGTCTCCAACGGCGGATTCACCCTCGGGCCGCCCCTGGGCGCCCTGGTCGCCACCGGCCTCTCCTACGACTGGCTCTTCGTCGGCGACGGCATCGGCACGCTCCTCTTCGCCGTCTGGACCGCGCGGGTCGTCCCGGCCCGCGGCGTCTCCCGCATACCCGCCGTGGCCCAGGACGGGGGTCCGGGCCACGGCGAACAGAGCCTCCGGCGCGAACTGCGCGCCCGCCCCGCCGTGCTGGTGCTGCTCGGCGCGATCCTGGTGACCGACGTCGTCTACCGCCAGCAGTACTCCACCTTCCCGGCCTTCCTCGCCGACCACGGCCTGGACGCGCGCGTCTTCGGGCTCGTCGTCGCCCTGAACGGAGGGGTGATCCTGCTGCTGGAACTGCCCGCCGCCGTAGCCCTGCGCGAGCGGCCCGCCCTGCCGGTCATCGGCACCGGGATGGTGCTCGTCGGGGCCGGGTACGCGGCGCTGCTGCTCGGGGCCGGGATCGGGAGCGCCGTGGCGATGATGATCCTGCTCAGCCTCGGGGAGATCCTCTACAAGACCACTGCCACCGCCTACATGGCCGACCAGGCGCCCGAGCACGCCATCGGACGGTTCCAGAGCCTGTACGCGGGCGTGTCGGTCAGCGGGGTCGTCCTCGGGCCGCCGCTCGGCGGAGCCCTGTACTCCGCCGCGCCCGGGCTGCTGTGGCCGCTCTGCGCAGTGCTCGCCGCGGGGGCGGGTGCGGCGCTGTGGGGGTCGCATCTCCGGCGGGCCCGGCACGCGGCGCGACCCGCGCGACCGGCACATGAGACCGGTTCGCGACCGAAGGCCGTCGCCGGTTAG
- a CDS encoding winged helix-turn-helix transcriptional regulator: MAQRTHLGDADCAIAQALDVVGDWWTLLIVRDAARGLHRFDELQRELGMSRKVLAERLKLLVEAGVLSREPYQERPVRHEYRLTPRGRGLLPVLVALQDWGDTWVLGEGEMTATTDEASREAERVHALRGTRVPPLLLPDRFGESSDPVADTPFTVLYCFPGAYARAESYPPGWAGIPGAKGCTFESCTYRDQLAEFTAAGATVHGVSTQRPDEQREFAEHERLRFPLLSDADLALTAALRLPTFRAAGTSRIKRLTLVIDRDRTVREVIYPIQDIEASVQAALTAVRSAG; encoded by the coding sequence ATGGCCCAGCGCACACACCTCGGCGACGCGGACTGCGCCATCGCCCAGGCCCTCGATGTGGTGGGCGACTGGTGGACGCTGCTGATCGTGCGCGACGCCGCGCGGGGTCTGCACCGCTTCGACGAGCTGCAGCGCGAGTTGGGGATGTCCCGCAAGGTGCTGGCGGAGCGGCTGAAGCTGCTCGTCGAGGCCGGGGTGCTGTCGCGCGAGCCGTACCAGGAACGTCCGGTGCGGCACGAATACCGGCTGACCCCGCGCGGGCGGGGGCTGCTGCCCGTCCTGGTGGCCCTCCAGGACTGGGGAGACACCTGGGTCCTGGGAGAGGGAGAGATGACGGCGACGACCGACGAGGCCTCGCGTGAGGCGGAACGGGTGCACGCGCTGCGCGGTACGCGGGTGCCGCCGCTGCTGCTGCCGGACCGTTTCGGCGAGTCGAGCGACCCGGTGGCGGACACCCCGTTCACGGTCCTGTACTGCTTCCCGGGCGCGTACGCGCGCGCCGAGTCCTACCCGCCCGGCTGGGCCGGGATCCCGGGCGCCAAGGGGTGCACGTTCGAGTCGTGCACCTACCGGGACCAGCTCGCGGAGTTCACCGCGGCCGGCGCCACGGTGCACGGGGTGTCGACCCAGCGCCCGGACGAGCAGCGGGAGTTCGCGGAGCACGAACGGCTGCGCTTCCCGCTCCTGTCGGACGCGGACCTGGCCCTGACCGCCGCGCTGCGCCTGCCGACGTTCCGCGCGGCGGGCACGAGCCGGATCAAGCGGCTGACGCTGGTCATCGACCGCGACCGCACCGTCCGCGAGGTGATCTACCCGATCCAGGACATCGAGGCGAGCGTGCAGGCGGCGCTGACGGCCGTCCGCTCCGCGGGCTAG
- a CDS encoding TetR/AcrR family transcriptional regulator, producing the protein MPAGGRRYDPDRRQRIIDAALRVVGERGIAGLTHRSAAAAADVPLGSTTYHFKTLDDLLVAALRQANEGFAQAVARSTALADPDADLAEALARLLGESLAADRGRVELEYELYLAALRRPALRPVAAQWCEAVAAALTPRTDPVTARALVAAMDGIGLQVLLTDAPYDEAYAREILGRLLRPGRGGAGSSGPSGA; encoded by the coding sequence ATGCCCGCCGGCGGACGGCGGTACGACCCGGACCGGCGGCAGCGGATCATCGACGCCGCGCTCCGGGTGGTGGGCGAGCGGGGCATCGCCGGGCTGACCCACCGCAGCGCGGCCGCCGCCGCCGACGTACCGCTCGGGTCGACGACGTACCACTTCAAGACCCTGGACGACCTGTTGGTCGCCGCGCTGCGCCAGGCCAACGAGGGCTTCGCCCAGGCGGTGGCGCGCTCCACCGCCTTGGCCGACCCGGACGCGGACCTCGCCGAGGCCTTGGCCCGCCTGCTCGGGGAGTCCCTCGCGGCGGACCGGGGCCGGGTCGAGCTGGAGTACGAGCTCTACCTCGCGGCGCTGCGCCGCCCGGCCCTGCGCCCGGTGGCGGCGCAGTGGTGCGAGGCGGTGGCGGCGGCGCTGACGCCGCGGACCGACCCGGTGACCGCGCGGGCGCTGGTGGCGGCCATGGACGGGATCGGGCTGCAGGTCCTGCTGACGGACGCCCCGTACGACGAGGCGTACGCCCGCGAGATCCTGGGGAGGCTGCTGCGGCCCGGGCGGGGCGGGGCCGGATCTTCCGGTCCGTCGGGCGCCTGA
- a CDS encoding DMT family transporter, protein MPYVMLAAAIAAEVAGTTAMKYSDGFTKLWPSLGTLLGYAIAFTLLAQTLKSMSVGTAYAIWAGVGTAAIAAIGMVFLGEAATAAKIAGIALVIGGVVLLNLGGAH, encoded by the coding sequence ATGCCCTACGTCATGCTTGCCGCGGCCATCGCCGCCGAGGTCGCCGGAACCACCGCCATGAAGTACAGCGACGGCTTCACCAAGCTGTGGCCGTCGCTGGGCACCCTGCTCGGCTACGCCATCGCCTTCACCCTGCTCGCGCAGACGCTGAAGTCGATGTCGGTCGGCACGGCGTACGCGATATGGGCGGGCGTCGGCACCGCCGCGATCGCCGCCATCGGCATGGTGTTCCTGGGCGAGGCGGCCACCGCCGCCAAGATCGCCGGCATCGCCCTGGTGATCGGCGGCGTGGTCCTGCTGAACCTCGGCGGGGCCCACTGA
- a CDS encoding metal-sulfur cluster assembly factor, which yields MTENATPEASIKPATEEEVREALYDVVDPELGIDVVNLGLIYGIHIDDANIATLDMTLTSAACPLTDVIEDQAKSATDGIVSELRINWVWMPPWGPDKITDDGREQLRALGFNV from the coding sequence ATGACCGAGAACGCGACGCCCGAGGCGTCGATCAAGCCGGCCACCGAGGAGGAGGTCCGCGAGGCCCTCTACGACGTGGTCGACCCCGAGCTGGGCATCGACGTCGTCAACCTGGGCCTGATCTACGGCATCCACATCGACGACGCGAACATCGCCACCCTCGACATGACCCTGACCTCGGCGGCCTGCCCGCTGACGGACGTCATCGAGGACCAGGCGAAGTCGGCGACGGACGGCATCGTCAGCGAGCTTCGGATCAACTGGGTCTGGATGCCGCCGTGGGGCCCGGACAAGATCACGGACGACGGCCGCGAGCAGCTTCGCGCGCTCGGCTTCAACGTCTGA
- the sufU gene encoding Fe-S cluster assembly sulfur transfer protein SufU, which yields MKLDSMYQELILDHYKHPHGRGLRDGDAEVHHVNPTCGDEITLRVKYDGETLTDVSYEGQGCSISQASASVLNELLVGKELAEAQKIQAVFLEMMQSKGKVEPDEAMEEVLEDAVAFVGVSKYPARVKCALLSWMAWKDATAQALGDAERKTA from the coding sequence GTGAAGCTGGATTCGATGTACCAGGAACTGATCCTGGACCACTACAAGCACCCGCACGGGCGTGGCCTGCGCGACGGCGATGCCGAGGTGCACCACGTCAATCCGACGTGCGGTGACGAGATCACGCTGCGCGTGAAGTACGACGGCGAGACGCTGACCGACGTCTCCTACGAGGGCCAGGGCTGCTCCATCAGCCAGGCCAGCGCGTCCGTGCTGAACGAGCTGCTCGTGGGCAAGGAACTGGCCGAGGCGCAGAAGATCCAGGCGGTGTTCCTGGAGATGATGCAGTCCAAGGGCAAGGTCGAGCCCGACGAGGCCATGGAGGAGGTGCTGGAGGACGCGGTCGCGTTCGTCGGCGTCTCCAAGTACCCGGCTCGCGTGAAGTGTGCTCTGCTGAGCTGGATGGCGTGGAAGGACGCGACGGCCCAGGCTCTGGGCGACGCGGAGAGGAAGACGGCATGA